A genomic segment from Pseudorca crassidens isolate mPseCra1 chromosome 4, mPseCra1.hap1, whole genome shotgun sequence encodes:
- the FGFR3 gene encoding fibroblast growth factor receptor 3 isoform X4: MGAPACALAFFVAVAVVMTGAVSGSPGMEQRVVRRAAEVPGPEPGQQELVFGSGDTVELSCHWPAGAPSGPTVWVKDGVGLAPSDRILVGPQRLQVLNVSHEDAGAYSCRQRLTQSVLCHFTVRVTDAPSSGDDEDGEDEAEDTGAPYWTRPERMDKKLLAVPAANTVRFRCPAAGNPTPSISWLKNGKEFRGEHRIGGIKLRHQQWSLVMESVVPSDRGNYTCVVENKFGSIRQTYTLDVLERSPHRPILQAGLPANQTAVLGSDVEFHCKVYSDAQPHIQWLKHVEVNGSKVGPDGTPYVTVLKSWISESVEADARLRLANVSERDGGEYLCRASNFIGVAEKAFWLRVHGPQAAEEELVEAGEAGSVYAGVLSYGVGFLLFILVVAAVTLCRLRSPPKKGLGSPAVHKVSRFPLKRQVSLESSSSMSSNTPLVRIARLSSGEGPALANVSELELPADPKWELSRARLTLGKPLGEGCFGQVVMAEAIGIDKDRAAKPVTVAVKMLKDDATDKDLSDLVSEMEMMKMIGKHKNIINLLGACTQGGPLYVLVEYAAKGNLREYLRARRPPGTDYSFDTCRLPEEQLTFKDLVSCAYQVARGMEYLASQKCIHRDLAARNVLVTEDNVMKIADFGLARDVHNLDYYKKTTNGRLPVKWMAPEALFDRVYTHQSDVWSFGVLLWEIFTLGGSPYPGIPVEELFKLLKEGHRMDKPANCTHDLYMIMRECWHAVPSQRPTFKQLVEDLDRVLTVTSTDEYLDLSVPFEQYSPGGQDTPSSGSSGDDSVFAHDLLPPAPPGSGGSRT, encoded by the exons ATGGGCGCCCCGGCTTGCGCCCTCGCGTTCTTTGTGGCCGTGGCAGTCGTGATGACCGGCGCCGTCTCCGGGTCCCCGGGCATGGAGCAGCGCGTCGTGCGGAGAGCAGCAG AGGTCCCGGGCCCTGAGCCTGGCCAGCAGGAGCTGGTCTTTGGCAGCGGGGACACCGTGGAGCTGAGCTGCCACTGGCCCGCGGGGGCTCCCTCAGGGCCCACGGTCTGGGTGAAGGACGGCGTGGGGCTGGCGCCCTCAGACCGCATCCTGGTGGGGCCGCAGCGGCTGCAGGTGCTCAACGTCTCCCATGAGGACGCCGGGGCCTACAGCTGCCGCCAGCGCCTCACGCAGAGTGTCCTGTGCCACTTCACCGTGCGCGTGACAG ATGCTCCGTCCTCAGGAGACGATGAAGATGGGGAAGACGAAGCTGAAGACACAG GGGCCCCTTACTGGACACGGCCCGAGCGGATGGACAAGAAGCTGCTGGCGGTGCCGGCGGCCAACACGGTTCGCTTCCGCTGCCCAGCCGCCGGCAACCCCACCCCGTCCATCTCCTGGCTGAAGAATGGCAAGGAGTTCCGAGGCGAGCACCGCATCGGGGGCATCAAG CTGCGGCACCAGCAGTGGAGCCTGGTCATGGAGAGCGTGGTGCCTTCGGACCGCGGCAACTACACGTGCGTCGTGGAGAACAAGTTCGGCAGCATCCGGCAGACGTACACTCTGGACGTGCTGG AGCGCTCCCCGCACCGGCCCATCCTGCAGGCGGGGCTGCCCGCCAACCAGACGGCGGTGCTGGGCAGCGACGTGGAATTCCACTGCAAGGTGTACAGCGACGCGCAGCCCCACATCCAGTGGCTCAAGCACGTGGAGGTGAACGGCAGCAAAGTGGGGCCCGACGGCACACCCTATGTCACGGTGCTCAAG TCGTGGATCAGTGAGAGTGTGGAGGCCGACGCGCGCCTCCGCCTGGCCAATGTGTCCGAGCGCGACGGGGGCGAGTACCTCTGTCGAGCCTCCAATTTCATAGGCGTGGCTGAGAAGGCCTTTTGGCTGCGTGTTCACGGGCCCCAAGCAG CTGAGGAGGAGCTGGTGGAGGCTGGTGAGGCTGGCAGTGTGTACGCAGGTGTCCTCAGCTACGGGGTGGGCTTCCTCCTCTTCATCCTGGTGGTGGCCGCTGTGACCCTCTGCCGCCTGCGCAGCCCCCCCAAGAAGGGCCTGGGCTCGCCCGCCGTGCACAAGGTCTCCCGCTTCCCGCTCAAGCGACAG GTGTCCTTGGAGTCCAGCTCGTCCATGAGCTCCAACACGCCGCTGGTGCGGATCGCCCGGCTGTCCTCGGGGGAGGGCCCCGCGCTGGCCAACGTCTCTGAGCTCGAGCTGCCCGCCGACCCCAAGTGGGAGCTGTCCCGGGCCCG GCTGACTCTGGGCAAGCCTCTCGGGGAGGGCTGCTTCGGCCAGGTGGTCATGGCAGAGGCTATCGGCATCGACAAGGACCGGGCTGCCAAGCCCGTCACGGTGGCGGTGAAGATGCtgaaag ATGACGCCACAGATAAGGACCTGTCGGACCTGGTGTCCGAGATGGAGATGATGAAGATGATCGGGAAACACAAGAACATCATCAACCTGCTGGGCGCCTGCACGCAGGGCG GGCCCCTGTACGTGCTGGTGGAGTACGCGGCCAAGGGCAACCTGCGGGAGTACCTGCGGGCGCGGCGGCCCCCGGGCACGGACTACTCCTTCGACACTTGCCGGCTGCCCGAGGAGCAGCTCACCTTCAAGGACCTGGTTTCCTGCGCCTACCAGGTGGCGCGGGGCATGGAGTACCTCGCCTCGCAGAAG TGCATCCACAGGGACCTGGCCGCCCGCAACGTGCTGGTGACCGAGGACAATGTGATGAAGATCGCGGACTTTGGCCTGGCCCGCGACGTGCACAACCTCGACTACTACAAGAAGACCACCAAT GGCCGCCTGCCCGTGAAGTGGATGGCGCCCGAGGCCTTGTTTGACCGCGTCTACACCCACCAGAGTGACGT CTGGTCCTTCGGTGTCCTGCTCTGGGAGATCTTCACGCTGGGGGGCTCGCCGTACCCCGGCATCCCCGTGGAGGAGCTCTTCAAGCTGCTGAAGGAAGGCCACCGCATGGACAAGCCGGCCAACTGCACACATGATCT GTACATGATCATGCGTGAGTGCTGGCACGCCGTGCCCTCCCAGAGGCCCACCTTCAAGCAGCTGGTGGAAGACCTGGACCGCGTGCTCACTGTTACATCCACCGAC GAGTACCTCGACCTGTCGGTGCCCTTCGAGCAGTACTCGCCGGGCGGCCAGGACACCCCCAGCTCCGGCTCCTCAGGGGACGACTCCGTGTTCGCCCATGACCTGCTGCCCCCGGCCCCGCCAGGCAGCGGGGGCTCGCGGACGTGA
- the FGFR3 gene encoding fibroblast growth factor receptor 3 isoform X7: MGAPACALAFFVAVAVVMTGAVSGSPGMEQRVVRRAAEVPGPEPGQQELVFGSGDTVELSCHWPAGAPSGPTVWVKDGVGLAPSDRILVGPQRLQVLNVSHEDAGAYSCRQRLTQSVLCHFTVRVTDAPSSGDDEDGEDEAEDTGAPYWTRPERMDKKLLAVPAANTVRFRCPAAGNPTPSISWLKNGKEFRGEHRIGGIKLRHQQWSLVMESVVPSDRGNYTCVVENKFGSIRQTYTLDVLERSPHRPILQAGLPANQTAVLGSDVEFHCKVYSDAQPHIQWLKHVEVNGSKVGPDGTPYVTVLKTAGANTTDKELEVLSLRNVTFEDAGEYTCLAGNSIGFSHHSAWLVVLPAEEELVEAGEAGSVYAGVLSYGVGFLLFILVVAAVTLCRLRSPPKKGLGSPAVHKVSRFPLKRQQVSLESSSSMSSNTPLVRIARLSSGEGPALANVSELELPADPKWELSRARLTLGKPLGEGCFGQVVMAEAIGIDKDRAAKPVTVAVKMLKDDATDKDLSDLVSEMEMMKMIGKHKNIINLLGACTQGGPLYVLVEYAAKGNLREYLRARRPPGTDYSFDTCRLPEEQLTFKDLVSCAYQVARGMEYLASQKCIHRDLAARNVLVTEDNVMKIADFGLARDVHNLDYYKKTTNGRLPVKWMAPEALFDRVYTHQSDVWSFGVLLWEIFTLGGSPYPGIPVEELFKLLKEGHRMDKPANCTHDLYMIMRECWHAVPSQRPTFKQLVEDLDRVLTVTSTDEYLDLSVPFEQYSPGGQDTPSSGSSGDDSVFAHDLLPPAPPGSGGSRT, translated from the exons ATGGGCGCCCCGGCTTGCGCCCTCGCGTTCTTTGTGGCCGTGGCAGTCGTGATGACCGGCGCCGTCTCCGGGTCCCCGGGCATGGAGCAGCGCGTCGTGCGGAGAGCAGCAG AGGTCCCGGGCCCTGAGCCTGGCCAGCAGGAGCTGGTCTTTGGCAGCGGGGACACCGTGGAGCTGAGCTGCCACTGGCCCGCGGGGGCTCCCTCAGGGCCCACGGTCTGGGTGAAGGACGGCGTGGGGCTGGCGCCCTCAGACCGCATCCTGGTGGGGCCGCAGCGGCTGCAGGTGCTCAACGTCTCCCATGAGGACGCCGGGGCCTACAGCTGCCGCCAGCGCCTCACGCAGAGTGTCCTGTGCCACTTCACCGTGCGCGTGACAG ATGCTCCGTCCTCAGGAGACGATGAAGATGGGGAAGACGAAGCTGAAGACACAG GGGCCCCTTACTGGACACGGCCCGAGCGGATGGACAAGAAGCTGCTGGCGGTGCCGGCGGCCAACACGGTTCGCTTCCGCTGCCCAGCCGCCGGCAACCCCACCCCGTCCATCTCCTGGCTGAAGAATGGCAAGGAGTTCCGAGGCGAGCACCGCATCGGGGGCATCAAG CTGCGGCACCAGCAGTGGAGCCTGGTCATGGAGAGCGTGGTGCCTTCGGACCGCGGCAACTACACGTGCGTCGTGGAGAACAAGTTCGGCAGCATCCGGCAGACGTACACTCTGGACGTGCTGG AGCGCTCCCCGCACCGGCCCATCCTGCAGGCGGGGCTGCCCGCCAACCAGACGGCGGTGCTGGGCAGCGACGTGGAATTCCACTGCAAGGTGTACAGCGACGCGCAGCCCCACATCCAGTGGCTCAAGCACGTGGAGGTGAACGGCAGCAAAGTGGGGCCCGACGGCACACCCTATGTCACGGTGCTCAAG ACGGCGGGCGCTAACACCACCGACAAGGAGCTAGAGGTTCTGTCCTTGCGCAATGTCACCTTTGAGGACGCGGGGGAGTACACGTGTCTGGCGGGCAATTCTATCGGGTTTTCCCATCACTCTGCGTGGCTGGTGGTGCTGCCAG CTGAGGAGGAGCTGGTGGAGGCTGGTGAGGCTGGCAGTGTGTACGCAGGTGTCCTCAGCTACGGGGTGGGCTTCCTCCTCTTCATCCTGGTGGTGGCCGCTGTGACCCTCTGCCGCCTGCGCAGCCCCCCCAAGAAGGGCCTGGGCTCGCCCGCCGTGCACAAGGTCTCCCGCTTCCCGCTCAAGCGACAG CAGGTGTCCTTGGAGTCCAGCTCGTCCATGAGCTCCAACACGCCGCTGGTGCGGATCGCCCGGCTGTCCTCGGGGGAGGGCCCCGCGCTGGCCAACGTCTCTGAGCTCGAGCTGCCCGCCGACCCCAAGTGGGAGCTGTCCCGGGCCCG GCTGACTCTGGGCAAGCCTCTCGGGGAGGGCTGCTTCGGCCAGGTGGTCATGGCAGAGGCTATCGGCATCGACAAGGACCGGGCTGCCAAGCCCGTCACGGTGGCGGTGAAGATGCtgaaag ATGACGCCACAGATAAGGACCTGTCGGACCTGGTGTCCGAGATGGAGATGATGAAGATGATCGGGAAACACAAGAACATCATCAACCTGCTGGGCGCCTGCACGCAGGGCG GGCCCCTGTACGTGCTGGTGGAGTACGCGGCCAAGGGCAACCTGCGGGAGTACCTGCGGGCGCGGCGGCCCCCGGGCACGGACTACTCCTTCGACACTTGCCGGCTGCCCGAGGAGCAGCTCACCTTCAAGGACCTGGTTTCCTGCGCCTACCAGGTGGCGCGGGGCATGGAGTACCTCGCCTCGCAGAAG TGCATCCACAGGGACCTGGCCGCCCGCAACGTGCTGGTGACCGAGGACAATGTGATGAAGATCGCGGACTTTGGCCTGGCCCGCGACGTGCACAACCTCGACTACTACAAGAAGACCACCAAT GGCCGCCTGCCCGTGAAGTGGATGGCGCCCGAGGCCTTGTTTGACCGCGTCTACACCCACCAGAGTGACGT CTGGTCCTTCGGTGTCCTGCTCTGGGAGATCTTCACGCTGGGGGGCTCGCCGTACCCCGGCATCCCCGTGGAGGAGCTCTTCAAGCTGCTGAAGGAAGGCCACCGCATGGACAAGCCGGCCAACTGCACACATGATCT GTACATGATCATGCGTGAGTGCTGGCACGCCGTGCCCTCCCAGAGGCCCACCTTCAAGCAGCTGGTGGAAGACCTGGACCGCGTGCTCACTGTTACATCCACCGAC GAGTACCTCGACCTGTCGGTGCCCTTCGAGCAGTACTCGCCGGGCGGCCAGGACACCCCCAGCTCCGGCTCCTCAGGGGACGACTCCGTGTTCGCCCATGACCTGCTGCCCCCGGCCCCGCCAGGCAGCGGGGGCTCGCGGACGTGA
- the FGFR3 gene encoding fibroblast growth factor receptor 3 isoform X6, which produces MGAPACALAFFVAVAVVMTGAVSGSPGMEQRVVRRAAEVPGPEPGQQELVFGSGDTVELSCHWPAGAPSGPTVWVKDGVGLAPSDRILVGPQRLQVLNVSHEDAGAYSCRQRLTQSVLCHFTVRVTDAPSSGDDEDGEDEAEDTAGAPYWTRPERMDKKLLAVPAANTVRFRCPAAGNPTPSISWLKNGKEFRGEHRIGGIKLRHQQWSLVMESVVPSDRGNYTCVVENKFGSIRQTYTLDVLERSPHRPILQAGLPANQTAVLGSDVEFHCKVYSDAQPHIQWLKHVEVNGSKVGPDGTPYVTVLKTAGANTTDKELEVLSLRNVTFEDAGEYTCLAGNSIGFSHHSAWLVVLPAEEELVEAGEAGSVYAGVLSYGVGFLLFILVVAAVTLCRLRSPPKKGLGSPAVHKVSRFPLKRQVSLESSSSMSSNTPLVRIARLSSGEGPALANVSELELPADPKWELSRARLTLGKPLGEGCFGQVVMAEAIGIDKDRAAKPVTVAVKMLKDDATDKDLSDLVSEMEMMKMIGKHKNIINLLGACTQGGPLYVLVEYAAKGNLREYLRARRPPGTDYSFDTCRLPEEQLTFKDLVSCAYQVARGMEYLASQKCIHRDLAARNVLVTEDNVMKIADFGLARDVHNLDYYKKTTNGRLPVKWMAPEALFDRVYTHQSDVWSFGVLLWEIFTLGGSPYPGIPVEELFKLLKEGHRMDKPANCTHDLYMIMRECWHAVPSQRPTFKQLVEDLDRVLTVTSTDEYLDLSVPFEQYSPGGQDTPSSGSSGDDSVFAHDLLPPAPPGSGGSRT; this is translated from the exons ATGGGCGCCCCGGCTTGCGCCCTCGCGTTCTTTGTGGCCGTGGCAGTCGTGATGACCGGCGCCGTCTCCGGGTCCCCGGGCATGGAGCAGCGCGTCGTGCGGAGAGCAGCAG AGGTCCCGGGCCCTGAGCCTGGCCAGCAGGAGCTGGTCTTTGGCAGCGGGGACACCGTGGAGCTGAGCTGCCACTGGCCCGCGGGGGCTCCCTCAGGGCCCACGGTCTGGGTGAAGGACGGCGTGGGGCTGGCGCCCTCAGACCGCATCCTGGTGGGGCCGCAGCGGCTGCAGGTGCTCAACGTCTCCCATGAGGACGCCGGGGCCTACAGCTGCCGCCAGCGCCTCACGCAGAGTGTCCTGTGCCACTTCACCGTGCGCGTGACAG ATGCTCCGTCCTCAGGAGACGATGAAGATGGGGAAGACGAAGCTGAAGACACAG CAGGGGCCCCTTACTGGACACGGCCCGAGCGGATGGACAAGAAGCTGCTGGCGGTGCCGGCGGCCAACACGGTTCGCTTCCGCTGCCCAGCCGCCGGCAACCCCACCCCGTCCATCTCCTGGCTGAAGAATGGCAAGGAGTTCCGAGGCGAGCACCGCATCGGGGGCATCAAG CTGCGGCACCAGCAGTGGAGCCTGGTCATGGAGAGCGTGGTGCCTTCGGACCGCGGCAACTACACGTGCGTCGTGGAGAACAAGTTCGGCAGCATCCGGCAGACGTACACTCTGGACGTGCTGG AGCGCTCCCCGCACCGGCCCATCCTGCAGGCGGGGCTGCCCGCCAACCAGACGGCGGTGCTGGGCAGCGACGTGGAATTCCACTGCAAGGTGTACAGCGACGCGCAGCCCCACATCCAGTGGCTCAAGCACGTGGAGGTGAACGGCAGCAAAGTGGGGCCCGACGGCACACCCTATGTCACGGTGCTCAAG ACGGCGGGCGCTAACACCACCGACAAGGAGCTAGAGGTTCTGTCCTTGCGCAATGTCACCTTTGAGGACGCGGGGGAGTACACGTGTCTGGCGGGCAATTCTATCGGGTTTTCCCATCACTCTGCGTGGCTGGTGGTGCTGCCAG CTGAGGAGGAGCTGGTGGAGGCTGGTGAGGCTGGCAGTGTGTACGCAGGTGTCCTCAGCTACGGGGTGGGCTTCCTCCTCTTCATCCTGGTGGTGGCCGCTGTGACCCTCTGCCGCCTGCGCAGCCCCCCCAAGAAGGGCCTGGGCTCGCCCGCCGTGCACAAGGTCTCCCGCTTCCCGCTCAAGCGACAG GTGTCCTTGGAGTCCAGCTCGTCCATGAGCTCCAACACGCCGCTGGTGCGGATCGCCCGGCTGTCCTCGGGGGAGGGCCCCGCGCTGGCCAACGTCTCTGAGCTCGAGCTGCCCGCCGACCCCAAGTGGGAGCTGTCCCGGGCCCG GCTGACTCTGGGCAAGCCTCTCGGGGAGGGCTGCTTCGGCCAGGTGGTCATGGCAGAGGCTATCGGCATCGACAAGGACCGGGCTGCCAAGCCCGTCACGGTGGCGGTGAAGATGCtgaaag ATGACGCCACAGATAAGGACCTGTCGGACCTGGTGTCCGAGATGGAGATGATGAAGATGATCGGGAAACACAAGAACATCATCAACCTGCTGGGCGCCTGCACGCAGGGCG GGCCCCTGTACGTGCTGGTGGAGTACGCGGCCAAGGGCAACCTGCGGGAGTACCTGCGGGCGCGGCGGCCCCCGGGCACGGACTACTCCTTCGACACTTGCCGGCTGCCCGAGGAGCAGCTCACCTTCAAGGACCTGGTTTCCTGCGCCTACCAGGTGGCGCGGGGCATGGAGTACCTCGCCTCGCAGAAG TGCATCCACAGGGACCTGGCCGCCCGCAACGTGCTGGTGACCGAGGACAATGTGATGAAGATCGCGGACTTTGGCCTGGCCCGCGACGTGCACAACCTCGACTACTACAAGAAGACCACCAAT GGCCGCCTGCCCGTGAAGTGGATGGCGCCCGAGGCCTTGTTTGACCGCGTCTACACCCACCAGAGTGACGT CTGGTCCTTCGGTGTCCTGCTCTGGGAGATCTTCACGCTGGGGGGCTCGCCGTACCCCGGCATCCCCGTGGAGGAGCTCTTCAAGCTGCTGAAGGAAGGCCACCGCATGGACAAGCCGGCCAACTGCACACATGATCT GTACATGATCATGCGTGAGTGCTGGCACGCCGTGCCCTCCCAGAGGCCCACCTTCAAGCAGCTGGTGGAAGACCTGGACCGCGTGCTCACTGTTACATCCACCGAC GAGTACCTCGACCTGTCGGTGCCCTTCGAGCAGTACTCGCCGGGCGGCCAGGACACCCCCAGCTCCGGCTCCTCAGGGGACGACTCCGTGTTCGCCCATGACCTGCTGCCCCCGGCCCCGCCAGGCAGCGGGGGCTCGCGGACGTGA
- the FGFR3 gene encoding fibroblast growth factor receptor 3 isoform X2, translated as MGAPACALAFFVAVAVVMTGAVSGSPGMEQRVVRRAAEVPGPEPGQQELVFGSGDTVELSCHWPAGAPSGPTVWVKDGVGLAPSDRILVGPQRLQVLNVSHEDAGAYSCRQRLTQSVLCHFTVRVTDAPSSGDDEDGEDEAEDTAGAPYWTRPERMDKKLLAVPAANTVRFRCPAAGNPTPSISWLKNGKEFRGEHRIGGIKLRHQQWSLVMESVVPSDRGNYTCVVENKFGSIRQTYTLDVLERSPHRPILQAGLPANQTAVLGSDVEFHCKVYSDAQPHIQWLKHVEVNGSKVGPDGTPYVTVLKSWISESVEADARLRLANVSERDGGEYLCRASNFIGVAEKAFWLRVHGPQAAEEELVEAGEAGSVYAGVLSYGVGFLLFILVVAAVTLCRLRSPPKKGLGSPAVHKVSRFPLKRQVSLESSSSMSSNTPLVRIARLSSGEGPALANVSELELPADPKWELSRARLTLGKPLGEGCFGQVVMAEAIGIDKDRAAKPVTVAVKMLKDDATDKDLSDLVSEMEMMKMIGKHKNIINLLGACTQGGPLYVLVEYAAKGNLREYLRARRPPGTDYSFDTCRLPEEQLTFKDLVSCAYQVARGMEYLASQKCIHRDLAARNVLVTEDNVMKIADFGLARDVHNLDYYKKTTNGRLPVKWMAPEALFDRVYTHQSDVWSFGVLLWEIFTLGGSPYPGIPVEELFKLLKEGHRMDKPANCTHDLYMIMRECWHAVPSQRPTFKQLVEDLDRVLTVTSTDEYLDLSVPFEQYSPGGQDTPSSGSSGDDSVFAHDLLPPAPPGSGGSRT; from the exons ATGGGCGCCCCGGCTTGCGCCCTCGCGTTCTTTGTGGCCGTGGCAGTCGTGATGACCGGCGCCGTCTCCGGGTCCCCGGGCATGGAGCAGCGCGTCGTGCGGAGAGCAGCAG AGGTCCCGGGCCCTGAGCCTGGCCAGCAGGAGCTGGTCTTTGGCAGCGGGGACACCGTGGAGCTGAGCTGCCACTGGCCCGCGGGGGCTCCCTCAGGGCCCACGGTCTGGGTGAAGGACGGCGTGGGGCTGGCGCCCTCAGACCGCATCCTGGTGGGGCCGCAGCGGCTGCAGGTGCTCAACGTCTCCCATGAGGACGCCGGGGCCTACAGCTGCCGCCAGCGCCTCACGCAGAGTGTCCTGTGCCACTTCACCGTGCGCGTGACAG ATGCTCCGTCCTCAGGAGACGATGAAGATGGGGAAGACGAAGCTGAAGACACAG CAGGGGCCCCTTACTGGACACGGCCCGAGCGGATGGACAAGAAGCTGCTGGCGGTGCCGGCGGCCAACACGGTTCGCTTCCGCTGCCCAGCCGCCGGCAACCCCACCCCGTCCATCTCCTGGCTGAAGAATGGCAAGGAGTTCCGAGGCGAGCACCGCATCGGGGGCATCAAG CTGCGGCACCAGCAGTGGAGCCTGGTCATGGAGAGCGTGGTGCCTTCGGACCGCGGCAACTACACGTGCGTCGTGGAGAACAAGTTCGGCAGCATCCGGCAGACGTACACTCTGGACGTGCTGG AGCGCTCCCCGCACCGGCCCATCCTGCAGGCGGGGCTGCCCGCCAACCAGACGGCGGTGCTGGGCAGCGACGTGGAATTCCACTGCAAGGTGTACAGCGACGCGCAGCCCCACATCCAGTGGCTCAAGCACGTGGAGGTGAACGGCAGCAAAGTGGGGCCCGACGGCACACCCTATGTCACGGTGCTCAAG TCGTGGATCAGTGAGAGTGTGGAGGCCGACGCGCGCCTCCGCCTGGCCAATGTGTCCGAGCGCGACGGGGGCGAGTACCTCTGTCGAGCCTCCAATTTCATAGGCGTGGCTGAGAAGGCCTTTTGGCTGCGTGTTCACGGGCCCCAAGCAG CTGAGGAGGAGCTGGTGGAGGCTGGTGAGGCTGGCAGTGTGTACGCAGGTGTCCTCAGCTACGGGGTGGGCTTCCTCCTCTTCATCCTGGTGGTGGCCGCTGTGACCCTCTGCCGCCTGCGCAGCCCCCCCAAGAAGGGCCTGGGCTCGCCCGCCGTGCACAAGGTCTCCCGCTTCCCGCTCAAGCGACAG GTGTCCTTGGAGTCCAGCTCGTCCATGAGCTCCAACACGCCGCTGGTGCGGATCGCCCGGCTGTCCTCGGGGGAGGGCCCCGCGCTGGCCAACGTCTCTGAGCTCGAGCTGCCCGCCGACCCCAAGTGGGAGCTGTCCCGGGCCCG GCTGACTCTGGGCAAGCCTCTCGGGGAGGGCTGCTTCGGCCAGGTGGTCATGGCAGAGGCTATCGGCATCGACAAGGACCGGGCTGCCAAGCCCGTCACGGTGGCGGTGAAGATGCtgaaag ATGACGCCACAGATAAGGACCTGTCGGACCTGGTGTCCGAGATGGAGATGATGAAGATGATCGGGAAACACAAGAACATCATCAACCTGCTGGGCGCCTGCACGCAGGGCG GGCCCCTGTACGTGCTGGTGGAGTACGCGGCCAAGGGCAACCTGCGGGAGTACCTGCGGGCGCGGCGGCCCCCGGGCACGGACTACTCCTTCGACACTTGCCGGCTGCCCGAGGAGCAGCTCACCTTCAAGGACCTGGTTTCCTGCGCCTACCAGGTGGCGCGGGGCATGGAGTACCTCGCCTCGCAGAAG TGCATCCACAGGGACCTGGCCGCCCGCAACGTGCTGGTGACCGAGGACAATGTGATGAAGATCGCGGACTTTGGCCTGGCCCGCGACGTGCACAACCTCGACTACTACAAGAAGACCACCAAT GGCCGCCTGCCCGTGAAGTGGATGGCGCCCGAGGCCTTGTTTGACCGCGTCTACACCCACCAGAGTGACGT CTGGTCCTTCGGTGTCCTGCTCTGGGAGATCTTCACGCTGGGGGGCTCGCCGTACCCCGGCATCCCCGTGGAGGAGCTCTTCAAGCTGCTGAAGGAAGGCCACCGCATGGACAAGCCGGCCAACTGCACACATGATCT GTACATGATCATGCGTGAGTGCTGGCACGCCGTGCCCTCCCAGAGGCCCACCTTCAAGCAGCTGGTGGAAGACCTGGACCGCGTGCTCACTGTTACATCCACCGAC GAGTACCTCGACCTGTCGGTGCCCTTCGAGCAGTACTCGCCGGGCGGCCAGGACACCCCCAGCTCCGGCTCCTCAGGGGACGACTCCGTGTTCGCCCATGACCTGCTGCCCCCGGCCCCGCCAGGCAGCGGGGGCTCGCGGACGTGA